GCAAGAAAAGCTGTGACGAGATATACCACCCAGATTCTCAACATACTAAAATGTCTGAAAACAACAGGGCTATTAGCCAAGCCTTATAAAATAGTATAGCTATGCTTTGTTAGCTGTCATGAAGTTATCTGTACATGACACTGAGTAGTGTCCCAGCTCCCGGGGCACTGCTGTTTAAGGGATCCGTACGGCTGCCAGGTGATAAACAGGAGAACACAACGCTATTTCTAGAGCAGAAGACGAGGTCAAAGAGCTGCAGAGCGGGATGGCTGATGACTTCATCAACGCACACAGCAGCTAAATTGAGATGTCACCAAATGCCAGGTAGAACACATTTGTGAGAACAACTCTTCTCCTACAGAAACGTCCCTTTCCGCACTTAAAGGTGGGCTGGACCATTAAAGGTGCCAAAAAGCCTGCCGTTCCTGCCTTCGGACAGGGCTGCGCAGGCTAGCGCACATTCCCCGTGGGTGCAGCGCTTGCATTCACGACAGCTCCCTCACGGCCCAGGCCCACCGGCGGATGCCGCAGGGATACGAAACCGTTCGGTAGACGGTGGTAAAATATCCCGCCGACGTGTAACTTCCCTCTCTACAACAAAACTAGGAAAGGGGAAATGCTCTGTAATCCACGCCGGACCAAAAAATAAAGATGGGCCTTGCCAGGGGGTTTGGCAGGGCCCAGGCTGGCCCGCCAGCACCCTCAGGGGCGGCGGTGGCTGAGGCCGAGTGGGGATGGCGGCCACCCAGGCCTGGCCGCAGCGACTCTCTCCGGCCGGCTGGCGGGcggcgagcggggccgggcggcgggccGTCCCGGGagcccggccgggcggcgggccGCCGCGGGAGCCCTgcccggcagcgccgccgcccccggggcccGCGAGGGCGAGGCCGGCGCCGCGGCCCGGCTCACTCGGCGCATGGAGCCGCCGGGGGAGGGCGGCGACATGGCGGCGGCGCTGCGGGCCGCTAAGCGGGCGCTGCGAGAGGAGCTGCGGCAGCGGCTGCGGGCGCTGGGCGCGGCGGAGAAGCAGCGCCAGTCCCGCCTGCTGAGTCGCAAGGTGGGTGCGGGCCGCGGCCCTGCCGCCGCACGGCGGCTTCCAGGAAAAGCGGCCCGGGGGCGGGGGAGAGAGCCGAGGAGCCGACCCCGGCCCCGGTGCTGCGCGGGGAAGCCCGGCGGGGACTTTCCAGGCCCCGCCAGGGAGCGAAGCCGTGACTCAGGGGACTCGCCGGCTCCTCGGCCGCTCCCCCGGCCTTCCCGGGCCTGGTCGCcgagcggcgggggcggggggtgagcTCCGCCTCGGCCCCGGCCTTCCCGCCTCCTCACTCCCGGTTGGTGTcggggagcggggctggtggCTCCGGCGTGTGCCCCGAGTGcgaggagcggggccggccgTCAGCAGGCTGAGGCATGGGGTGCTTGTGGAACTGGAGGCGAAGCCTGCCACGGACTCGGTggccttaaaggtcttttccaagcgGAGCGATTCCGTGAACCCCAAAGCGGCGGGGTTTCTGCTGGGTTCGTGGTGGGTGTTCACCTCGAGATGTTTCACATCGGGCTAGCTTTATGGCCAGCTCCTAGCAATGCATATAAAAATGCAGCAACTGTCTCGATTTGGCCTCTTGTTTAACTGGCTGTCATTTCCCTTCTGTATCTTTCAGCGGTATTTCTTCCATGCGGTTTTATTTCTAACGTAATTTTTCTACCTTAAAAGACACCAAGCAGGGTTTACCTAACTGGCATCCTAGCACAGCATGATACCGGCATGTACTTTTGAAATGTCCTGTTTGCGTTTGGATTACAAAGTTTTTATATAGatgtattttatcattttaataaacacaataaaattttattttgcagtcacTGCATGTAATAGAGCACAGTCCTCATTTTTTTTGCAGCACCAGCGGGTGCTTCTAGATGATGTACATTTATATTGTTATTTGCCTGCCAGAGGATCTCAAATCTTTTCATGGACTTCGCTTAATACTAATGTATAGCCACTTCATGAGAGGGACGTGGCAGCACACAAACTTTAGGTCACAGGAAGTTTAACTGGAACTCATGTaacctttttttccactgggagtgctttttttaaaaaaaaagtatgtaatgTCCTACTATCATGATAATGCATTTTAGTAATCGCACATCCTAGACTTGAATCTTTCAATTTTCAGAAGATACCGGCATGCATCCTCTTCTAAAAGGCAGAGTCCTCTGCCAACTGTATAAGCACCTAGCCCATGTAGTACCGAATTTTTAGGAGCCCTCAGCCTTTGTCTAGCTGTTGCTGATAAACTCAGCAAGAGAGCACTCATTTCTGCTAGTGGGAGCACACTAAAAGatgcagcttttgttttgcttaaaagaAGGCATCAGGAAATATGACATATAAATTGATGTTATCTTGCCATTTTAATAATCTGACACAAATGGAAAATTCTGAGCTCACTTGAGACAGAGTGGCATTGCGCAAGTGGCAGAAAACAGCTTCCTTACAGGAGGGCAATACAGCACACAGGAAATTTTTGAAAATCCTGAGAAAATATTTGGAACAATATAAGGCCGAAAATGTAGCTTTATAACATATATCAGTGCTTGCAGCTCATAAAAGTGAGTAGGTTATTTTATAACACCTGAACAATATTTTTAGTTGTAAAATCTCATCTCAAAATGATATTTAAATTCAAAGTGAAATAGCTTCACAGGCTGACCGAGCCATCAGTATTTAATTAGCTTATGGATGATTagtcttttttaatgtttatgtTCATGATTAAAGTCATGCTGTTTGCATGCTCTGATTCTGCAAAAATAGCCATAAGCTGGTGAAAAAAGGGCAGATAATATTTTTTAAGTGTGGAAATTTTTTCACTCTTCTCAGAAACTGCTCCGAGTCATATAGCAGCTTTATCTTCACAGTTCTGAAAACATCCGAAATTGTGTCTTCCTGCTAGCATGTGGTTTTACATCTTcaacctcattttttttctgtacggCATAATCGATGTGTTACTGGGCACGTTGGAGCAGATCAGACCTGTGTGGTGCCCACAGCACACAGCACCGCTTTGAAAGAGGAGAGTTTTGTGTCTCGGCTTCTCTCTTCTCCAAACCCGTGATAAGATTCAGCTCTGGAGGCCCTCAGCAACATGAATCACAGGCATTCTCTGGAGTCTGCAATTTGACTAAATAGTCCGTTCTTTCAAACAAAAGCTACCGTGGAAATCCTGTTGTTTAAGAGCCTAATCACTTAGTTGGAAAAATCCATGTGTGAGGTTGGGCAAATTacaaaaggaagtaaaatatGGTTTTGAGTTGTTAAGTCATTTCTATGGCCAAGCAACACATTACCTAATTTGGTCTGgagtggttttgggttttttttttcccccttacaaaAATATATCCATCTTGTGAATATTTCACCTGGGCTTTTAACTGCTgtgctggaaagaaagaaaaaaacaggagtgaGAACCATATCTCAACTTAGATAGGGGCATTTATCTCTCAGAACGGGGACGGGGCAAAGGCTAAAGCTCAGAAGAGCAAGTTACCCTGCAGTTatgcaaacacagagcagaggatTTGGTGCTCTCTGTTCTGTAGATAAGCAGAGTTTCTCAATTGTCTGATATTTTTGACAGATTTTAGCAAGTGTGTAGAATAAGAATAAATCACATTTAAATGAGAAGGCAcacatttgtatttgttttgtccAGATGTAAGTAACAAAGTATGTAAGGTActagagaaagagaagacaaatttttaaaaacGTTCTCTCAAATTTTAATTGAGAATTCAATCTGGAATGGGGCAGAGACATAGTGAGGCATGAATCTGCTAACACTTTTTCACCAtataagcattttttattttccttcctataTTCAGTCTTTTATAAGCCCAGCACAGCAAACCTCATGCAAATCAAAAAAATGGGAAGGCCATCTTTCCTTCAAGCTCTAAAAAATGTGCAGTAATAAGATCAACTATTAGAAGCAGGTAATGTTTGAAGTCATATATCTGAACTTGCTGTAGGGAAGGCgtttcaggttaaaaaaagaaagagagggaccTCATCTTGGAAGACTTGGTGCTCTGCAGTTATCTGATGCTAATTTTCTTTTGAGTTATTATCACTGATGCGCTTCTCATTCTACCTAGGCCTGGATGAGAGATCCAGCATGTAAAAAGGGTGAAAGAAAAGGAGTGCAAATACCTCGTGTCTTGCATAAACTTGCAGTTCTGACCTGCTGTATCTTTCTCCAGGGATGTTGGGCATTTGAGGATGCCTGCACTATATAGCACAAACGTTTAAAGGATCAGGAGATTGTCTCCAGAATTGTTTTTTGCTGGCCCAAACCTGTTACAATGTTTTGTTTACTCGGTGCAAAAATTTGCCTATTTTGATTTCGCTGATGGTGTAAATGTTGGAGTAGGAAACAAAGTCAGTTTATTCTCTCTATGATGCATGGTAGTTTGTATCTACCTTTTTCAATGGATATTTTGCTCCAGCTGTGTGTTTAATTAAAGTCGATCTTTTAATAAACTTATCATAAACTGATTGCATCAATTTCCCATGTAGGTGATTAGCCATCCCAAGTACCAAGAATCCAAAAGAATTGCAATCTTCCTGAGCATGCCAGATGAAATCCAGACAGAAGAAATCATTAAGGACATTTTTAAGCAAGGCAAAGAGTGTTTCATCCCACGTTACAAGCCTCACAGCAATCACATGGACATGCTGAAGTTATCATCAGCTGAAGACATTTCTTCACTTACTTTGACATCCTGGAATATTCTTCAGCCTAGTGATGATGACAGTGCAAGAGAGGAGGCTCTTGCTGGTGGTGAGTATTTTCTTCCTACATTGTGTTGAGCAGGAGTAGCCTGGAGGCCAGCAGGAAATAACCTGATAGCAAGAGTGAAAAGAAATGTTACACTTTGGTTTTATATGTTGTAGAGGTGCTTAAGTCAATGTAAGCAGACACTCCTTTCTTTTGCCTGTTTTTCTCCACCCTGTGCCACCCCTGTGATATGCCAGCAGGGCAGGAACAAGACTGCACAGTTGATCCAGCTGAAGGAAACTCAACCCTCCATATAAATCAGCTTCTTGGTCCAATTCATGGACATCATCAGTGAAGTCTCAGCAAGCATAATGTAGGGGCTTGTGAAGGAGGCAGGGCCTTGCCGGGAGTGGCTTCAGGTACCATTGAAAGTCATGGGGATTCACAGTTTTAGGATGCACTCTGAAAACTTTAGTTTGCACTGTCTGAAAGGTAGGGAACTTTCCAGGTGATGCCTGTAGGCTGACACAAAAATTTTCTGAAATCTTTGATCCCGCAAATTGTATTGCATGGATGAATCACAGTGCTGATATGGAGCCTGCCCATGCAGAACAGCTCTCTGGACTGAGACCTTAGGCTGAAAATAAAAGGACTTTCTTGTAGGCCTGGATGAATATTGCAAAGTCTTTTCCATCACTATTCTCCCACATTTTTATTGTTATCTTATAATGCTGTCTCAGTCACTGGATTCTTCATAAGGCTGAAAAGTTAAAAGTTTGTTTAGATCTAGCTAGTGGCATGTGTGTTTTGATCCCCAAACAACCTCTCTCTTTCTTAACCTAAAATTCCCAACTTCTACAAACTCGTAAACaaacttactttttctttgtCTGCATTCATTATTTGCATTCTTTTTGTAAACAGATATCTTCCTGTAACATCTGCAGAAATGTTTAATGTTATTAATAGAAAACTCATCTTGAACTCACGCTTGAAACCTCAGTCTGGGAAAATTTTCTCTAGGAGGAAATTCACCATGCAGACAGCTTCCACACCTCACAGACTTACCTTTTTAATGCTTGATAAAGGAACATAACATTTATGTGACTCTGGTTGGTTGAACCTGGGTTTGTATTTGCTTTGAGATGCCAATGTACTCTCCCAGAACACTTCactgtgtttgtttctctttgttttcgATCTCTACCTCTTTTCCTAATTCGGAACCCTTTCTGTGTGCACATTTTAGCTAGCAAGGGATTTCACTGCTTCATACAATCATCTTCTTCACATTTAGTACTTAATTGTTACTTGTTTTCCTAATTTTTGTCAAAAATTTGTGTATATTAATGGGCTTTTGGGGCTTTTGAAGGTAACCCTTAAAATGTCCAGGGTTTTGCTGACTGAGCTTCATTCAGGCACTCTGGACAAGCTTTTGTACTACTGATAAGGTGCTGTTAATTGAATTTAACGAGTCTGTTGCAGGCATCACAGAGTAAACACACAACAATTTTAGGTGCAATGGGAGCAAGGACTACCTGGTGTAGAGTGCACTGAGATATACCTGCTGGTGCAACCCAGATGCCAGGCAGTGAAGATGGGGGGAAAGCAGTAGCAAGCTTTGGTACCTGGCTATTTCTGGAGCTGCTGTTCTGTTCTCTGCCCCAGGGCATGGTTATAGGCAGAGAGCAATGCTAAATGAGCTACTGCAGTCTACAGAGAGATGCCAAGAGACCAGTTGTAACAACTGGTATATGTCCATGCCAGACTTGTTCTGCCTGAAGCTCAATTTTAGTCGGTTTATACTCAGTAACTTAGGAATAATTCAGTTTGGATTGGAAGTCAGACCTTGGTCCTTTATCCTTGACAGCTTTTGTAGGTTAATAGAGAATAAGTTTAAGTTTTATTCACTGTTGCATAATAAgatcccccctcccttcccctcccctcccctccaattTGTCCCTACAGAAACACACACTGCATCTCAATGTGTCTTTAAAttccttttgctgtattttttgtgtCAGTTATTATATTTTTTGAACTTTGGTACATTTGTAGGAATGCAAATTGCCTTACTACTACATCCATCCTCCATTGTTGGAATTATGCATGGATGAAACATTTATCTCTGTGATGTTATCAAATACTGTGGTGATCTGAGGCATTTACATTGTTATAAGGAGATAACATGGTGTTACATTAGTAATGTTCCCATTGCTGGCATAAGTCGCTATGTAATTTCCAAGAAATACCCTGCAGGTATATAAATAAGTCATGTCATTTCTGAGTGTATTCATTTTGCATGACAAAAAGCTTAAATTCACACTGTCCTTAAAACTTCAGGCACGGTTATTGTGAAGGATAGCTCAAATATAAGACCAGGTATAATTTTTGCAGAGTTTCCTAGTCTTTGGTAGCACTCACAGGCAGTGCTGAATAGACATGAACCCCTCCTTTCAGAGACAGTCCTTTTTCTGTTGGATCAGGGTTTACCCATTTTCATCTTGGCAGTACACTACATTGCACCTTGTTGGCATAAACAAAGATCACTGCAGTTTGGTAGTAGGTCTGTCATCCTCTCTACTATGTATGGGTGACAGTAATTGTCATATGAAAAGTTGCTTTCTTTGGGCTAAATGGGCACAGTGACAGAAAGAACAAAGGTGGAAGAAGTTCAGATATTTTGTTTGGAGTTGGGGTGTATGTAGGTGCATGATGTGGTTCATTTCCAGCTATACCTGCTGAAGGATTTAGACAACTTCTGGAGCAAGCCAGTGGTACCTTGTCTTAAGAGGTATCAATTCCCATTTGTATCCTTGCCCTTCAGAAGTATAAATGTGCACTGATATTGGGTTTTGCCCAAGGTAATACTTCTGGTGAGAGTTCAGGCGGGTTGCAGTAATTGTTTACAGGAGTGTAGATAGCTTGCACAACTTTGGAAGGAGTAAATCAGATAAAACCATGTTCCCTGTTTGCTTTTTATCACAACTCCTACAGAAATTTAAAGGACATTTCCCCAGCAGCTCTAATTTCAATGTGGTTTAGGGAGGCGGTGTGATTCAGCGGGCTGGACATGGGTTTCCTCATTTGTaatgttatttattattacttaaaCCTGCTCTTAGAACTATGGGTGAAAAGCTAAGTTATACCTCTGAAAAAGAGATTCTTACtgggactcaaaaaaaaaaaaaaaaggaaaaaaaagactaggTTGAGTATCTCCATATGGTAAAATTCTTGGAGGTGGCTTCTTTGAAGGGAGGCAGGTGGCCAACTTTGCACTGACGAATCTCAACCAGAAGTCTTGGACCTAAGCAAGTATTATGCTTAAGTGTTCACAACTAAACTGAAATACTGACTAGTAGTTGAAGGTGTACAATAAATTATAGACAacttttattaaaacattcaCCTGGGTGATGGGGAGAGGGGTTTTGGCCTAGGTATTTTTCTTGGGCTGAAAAATGAAGAGTTACTAGAAATTATGGCTCTGAATCTGCTTACTCTAATGGATTGTGAGGTGCTCTCctaagaaatgcaagaaaatggGATTATGTGTCCAAACTTAATTCAGCCTCTTTATCTGTGTAAATTCTGCCTCGGTCTTTAAGTACTTTATTACATAGTCCTTGCCCGTTGGATCTAGGCTCATTCAAAGATGAACCCAGATGGAATGATCTTGGGCTTTTTGAAAGATGCAGAAGATGAAGACTGCTTCCTGTTGATGAATGCTGCTAACAAGCATGCGCTCAGtcatttgctttctctctgttCAAGTTAGAGCTGCAGGCCTTTTTTACCACACATTATTCAAACCTTGGTATGGAGACTGAGGTCGTCATTTCTGTAGGGGATCTTCATCACTACAACATTCAATGACTTAAAGATACTCACTAGTATTTACagatggagaagcagcagaggctCGGGATCCTTGTTCCAGCCTGAGTTGTGCAGAGGAGCTGCCCCAGTGAACGCAAactcttttgcttgtttttccaaACATTACAGTTTCTTCTCTGTTCCCTCCAAAATGATAATTTCCCAGACTTGTCTCATCCTTGGGCTAGACCCCCTTTTCCAAGCTTTAATTTCTCTGCCACCATAATGCCCCTTTCCATCCTTCTGCTCTTTGCCCAGCCTAACTGAATCTCCCTCTCCAAGTGTCCTTCTCTGGCCTTTCTCTCCATATTCCCATTTCCTCCTGCTCTCAGTCCTAGCTTGTCATTTCAGGGGCAGCTGGGCCAACATAAATAGCTTGCCCTTGCCAAAAGGGAGGAGATCATGTGCTTTGTCTTCTTTCACTTGTCTGCTCCCAGACATACAAGATTCACTGTCCCAATTTACTCATTTCCTTCCCCACTGTGCTGGcttctttctatttttcattgGCTTAGAAGAACTCCCTCTCTGTTACATAGTACTTTTTGTACTAAACAGTACAAAGACATATTTTTGTGATTGTTTCTTTTGGGCTGTGCCTGATTAAATAAGCCTctgccctctctcctccccttggtccccacccctcctctcctgCACCAGCACAGATGCCCCTGCAGCCATCTTGGGACCTATACTGGGAACCAGTCTTGGTTAGAAGTAACCCAGCACCAATAAAAGGCTCTTCTCTCAGACAGGGCCACCACACAGGTTTGGACTGATGCTACTGAAGGGCTAGTAGGAACCTGGTGATGAGGGGTTGTGTAAGCGGGTGGCATgccaaaaaaaaatcttagtgaaACTTCAGTCCTCATTTCCTTCCATGTTTCAGTTCCCAGTCTTGCCCCAGTCAGCGGGACTAGGAGCAGCCACTGAAATGAAAGTCCTTTGGAGTCCTCGCAGTTGGGAGCAGGGCTTGCAGGAGGAGCTGAGCCTGCAGCTCTGTGTTCTGTCTTTGCGGCAATACTGGTTTAAGGGGTTTTCCCTCCTCATGTTTTCAGCGTGTTCCTGCCTCTCTGTGGTAAGCTGGATCAGCTTGCTGCTCTGGATGAagggtattttcttcctttcctctacCATGTTTTcgttgggatttttttaacctAGATGAGTGGATCCAGATTACCTGGTGGCCTTATCAGTGCAACATGTGTGGGGTGGGAATGAGTAGCCACAACGGAGGGAACATCCCCTGTAAACTGTCACTGACTCGTAGAGAGAGTCGTGGGGCCACCCATGCCGTTGTGACTCCAGCAAGGGTGTGGAGAGGCCCCGTGCTCACTCTCACACATCTTTCCTAAGCCTGTGCAAATGACAGGTTTTCAGACATTTACAACATTGTGTAAGCCCAGCTCAAATGGATTTGAATGGGGCTGAAGCAACATCGTTGACACAGAGGGTACTACGAGCAAGATTTCAAGTTCTTGCCTCAAAGCATAGAGCAACAGAGCTTTCCCCATTGCTGTTTTTTGCTAACTTTGTTCTTAGAAACAAGTGAACcattttgcctgaaaaaaaagaagtataaccCCCTGCCTCAGTCTGGCATAAATACCCAAGCTGAAAAATGTCAGCACTTGAAAATATAGCATCTTGTATGTAATGGGGAATGCTGAATAATCTGCTACTACTCTACTAAAGCATAATGTATTTTTGCTCCCAGAAATGTATGTATTAAGAACCAGAATAGTAATTTGCAATTTAGTTTGGAGACTTCTGGCATTTTCAGTACTGGAAACTTTGGTGGCCTACTGATCACAGTATTTGTGTTGTTACCTTCAAGATACTTACTGAAATATTACTAGATAATCCATGCTTTAAATAATggtatatttattattaataataaggAAAGATCCAGATTTCAAACAAAGTGAGGAAATCTGTCTAGCAGCAACTTCTTGCAGCTTCATTTTCACATAACCTTTTGAATGTTGGCTTTTAAGGTTAGGGTAGTTATATCTTTCTGCCCTTACAACTTCCAGAACACTTTGAGACTTGCTGTAGCATAAATTACAACATGCTGGTAGCAGAAACAGCCAGGGACAGTTTACCTGTGTGGATCGTATTTGGTTTATGAGAGCTATTTATTGCCAGAAAGGGTGACCCTCTTGCAAGGAAAGTGCTGGCTACCTCTAGGCTACAGATCCAAGCAACCTCAAGTAGTTTGAAATTATTCTGGAGTGACCATTAGCCATATTTTAAACTTTGCCATTAGGATTTGCCCTGCAGAAACATTGTagtctgcagaagctttttcaccTGTCTTTAAacttctgttatttatttatacattcaAAGAGGCTGTATTTTCTGCCAGGACTGATGGTCTTGTGATGCCATCAGTATTCTTAGTTATTCCAAATTTTAGCACAGTTCTTCAGAAGTGTGACTGAAGTGGTGGCAATACAGTCTTAAGAGGAATAGGTTTAACTTAgagctgcaaaataaaatgggatgtaaaaaaaaagataataggttgcccccttctcccccccaaaaaagatgtGCCAGAAATGGGAGGGTTTTGAAATATGAGGCATGTTAGagtttagaaataaaaaacagtgtGAGGAGAAAATGCTGTGCCTTGAAGCACAGGGAAGGTCTAATATGCTACTTCAGTCCCATTAGAGGTTGTATAGCTGTACGTGAAGGCATAATGGGACCATACAAAATGATGCTAATCATTCTGAAAAAAGATGTGCAGTAAATAATGCTCGGGGGTAACTGTGAATATTTAAATAAGATATATGCAGATTGGAATGTATCTGGAATAAATGAAATATGTGTATGTGAAAAGCAGGGATATTAAATATtactgcttaggaaaaaaaaccccagaatacCCCAAACAAGATTGTAAAGTGATTGAGGGTACtattagattttcttttcctctgggagACTTGATTAAAACTTACAGTACAAAATATGTCAAGGGATAGAttataatttaaaatctttttacactggtcctaaaaaagaaaacctgagagCATGGCatgaaacaaaattgaaaatcAAGGCCTAGCtcttaatgtaatttattttttaatgaaatgatttAAAGTTTGGAATGAACTTCTGCTTGGAGACAATGAGCCATAGTATTTTGATATGCATAAGGAGAATAAATTCAGTGGAAGTGAGGCATTAACATTCTGGTGATGAGTTGTCTTACAGAAAGAGGATGCTTCCCCTCACACAGTACAGGAGCACTGGACATGCAATCCAGCATCATGTGTTTTTACAAGAGTCAGGAAATCTCACAACTTGTAGCTGTGTAGCAATAACTAAAATTTCTTCCTACCTCTGCAGCTGCAGTCCTCGGCTTATCCCCTTACAAACAGGTTCTGGTTTCTCTTTACCTGTGGGCATTTGGAGTGTTCCTCTAAGCATCTAATTATATTTGTATTAAGCCCTTGGCTCTGCTGCCTTCTGACAGCTGTGAGTTGTACTGGTTAGTTAGTTGTAATGTGAAATATTATGTTCCTTATTATGTTAATATCATATTATGTTCCTGTGATGtgtgaaatattattttccttgtaTTCATTTTAAATTTGCTGCTTTCAGTTCAGGTGCTACCTCATTCTTCTATGATAAGTAAATAAGGATGTttgatttactttctttttattattaattgtttAGTTAAACCTGAATTGTatctattgtattttttttctatcaaacTTTGTCCATTTACTTACTCTCATATAGAAGCTTTTCTAGATCTGTAAGAGTTCCAGCCATTGCTCTTTCAACCTTTGCAATCCCTCTCATGttattttggagaaaagataCCTGAGAGAAGATTTTATGTCCAGGCAAAGAAATACTGTGAAATGTATGTAGTGGCACTGTAGACGTTAATTCTTTCTGCATATACCATAACACTGCTTTTCAAATCGGGTAACTGGGCAAATCTTTTTCACTGGTTCCCACATAGGTATCCCACAATGATGCATCATTACAAAAATGTCTGTTCCAGTATTAAAGATccataaaataattttacattattCTGTCTAGCATGTTCTGTAACAGGTAGAGCTAGGAAAATGCCtgcttggaaataaaatatttcaggtgTTGGACCCAGCTGTGGTAGCAACTGTTACCCTCAGGGTTTTTCTGCATCCTAGCCTTCAGTTGGAAGATGTGGGACTTCATCCCCGGCGCTGGGATTGCTCTTTCCTGCAGCTGGTGTCTGCCCTTCTCCTT
This window of the Accipiter gentilis chromosome 10, bAccGen1.1, whole genome shotgun sequence genome carries:
- the MTHFS gene encoding 5-formyltetrahydrofolate cyclo-ligase, which encodes MEPPGEGGDMAAALRAAKRALREELRQRLRALGAAEKQRQSRLLSRKVISHPKYQESKRIAIFLSMPDEIQTEEIIKDIFKQGKECFIPRYKPHSNHMDMLKLSSAEDISSLTLTSWNILQPSDDDSAREEALAGGGLDLIFMPGLGFDKKGNRLGRGKGYYDTYLERCMKHARGKPYTIALAFREQICESVPVAENDVQIDEILYEDR